Proteins encoded together in one Cellulomonas gilvus ATCC 13127 window:
- a CDS encoding signal peptidase II produces MASPTRRRLAAGLGAAALAAVDLGVKAWAVGSLQERVIPLGPVELRLAYNAGVAFSVGAGVPTWLVLTITALVTAAVGVVAWRTGAALSRGRLPALALVLGGAIANVVDRAGDGVVTDYLHSGWFPTFNIADTAIVTGVALLVLVTLRHPTPATPSGDGTSGIG; encoded by the coding sequence TTGGCCAGCCCGACGCGGCGGCGCCTGGCGGCAGGGCTGGGCGCTGCTGCGTTGGCCGCTGTCGACCTGGGCGTCAAGGCCTGGGCAGTGGGTTCGCTGCAGGAGCGGGTCATCCCTTTGGGTCCGGTCGAGCTGAGGTTGGCCTACAACGCGGGGGTGGCATTCTCCGTCGGGGCTGGCGTCCCGACCTGGCTCGTGCTCACTATCACCGCGCTCGTCACCGCTGCGGTCGGTGTGGTCGCCTGGCGGACCGGCGCCGCTCTTTCGCGCGGGCGGTTGCCTGCCCTCGCCCTGGTCCTGGGTGGGGCGATCGCGAACGTCGTGGACCGGGCTGGGGACGGGGTGGTCACCGACTACCTGCACAGCGGGTGGTTCCCGACCTTCAACATCGCCGACACCGCGATCGTCACCGGCGTCGCTTTGCTGGTGCTGGTCACCCTGCGCCACCCGACACCCGCAACACCGAGCGGGGACGGCACGAGCGGGATCGGGTGA
- a CDS encoding heavy metal translocating P-type ATPase, whose product MSDACGCSDDETTPGGEEAEEHEAERLWEVSELRFAAVAGVLLVAGLVAGSRDQSAVATVLNWVALLVGGWTFVPSTIGRLVKGKIGVGTLMTIAAIGAVLLGEVAEAAALAFLFSISEGLEEYSLARTRRGLRALLNLVPATATVLRDGAETAVAPAELGMGDLMVVRPGERVATDGIIRTGRTALDVSAITGESVPVEAGPGQNVYAGSINGSGVLEVEVTTTAQDNSLARIVRIVEAEQSRKGEAQRLADRIAKPLVPGVMIAAALIAVVGSLLGDPGTWIERALVVLVAASPCALAISVPVSVVAAVGAASKQGVLIKGGAAVEALGAIRGVALDKTGTLTRNAPAVVAVAAAPGCTQERVLQVAAALEARSEHPLARAILAAVPAVSPASDVEAVPGAGLTGTFEGRPVRLGRPGWVHAGSLAAEVERMQQAGATAVLIEENGSLLGAVAVRDELRPEAAQVVAQLRRDGYHVAMLTGDNTLTATALAREVGIDEVHADLRPEDKAALVAQLRTQRRTAMVGDGVNDAPALATADLGIAMGAMGTDVAIETADVALMGEDLRHLPQAFAHARRARRIMLQNVGLSLAIIIVLMPLALTGVLGLAAVVLVHEVAEVVVIANGVRAGRTRPLPQAITGTAAAVERPALATR is encoded by the coding sequence ATGAGCGACGCCTGCGGCTGCAGCGACGACGAGACCACCCCCGGCGGCGAGGAAGCCGAGGAGCACGAGGCCGAGCGGCTGTGGGAGGTCAGCGAGCTCCGCTTCGCCGCCGTCGCCGGCGTGCTGCTCGTGGCGGGCCTGGTCGCAGGGTCCAGGGATCAGTCCGCCGTTGCGACGGTGCTGAACTGGGTGGCGCTGCTGGTCGGCGGGTGGACGTTCGTCCCCAGCACGATCGGGCGACTGGTCAAGGGCAAGATCGGCGTCGGGACCCTGATGACGATCGCCGCGATCGGCGCGGTGCTGCTCGGTGAGGTCGCCGAGGCGGCCGCGCTGGCGTTCCTGTTCTCCATCAGCGAGGGCCTGGAGGAGTACTCCCTGGCCCGCACCCGCCGCGGCCTGCGGGCGCTGCTGAACCTCGTGCCCGCTACCGCGACGGTGCTGCGCGACGGTGCAGAGACCGCGGTGGCTCCGGCTGAGCTGGGCATGGGGGACCTGATGGTGGTCAGGCCCGGGGAGCGGGTCGCCACCGACGGGATCATCCGCACCGGTCGCACCGCCCTGGACGTCTCGGCGATCACCGGTGAGTCGGTGCCCGTGGAGGCCGGACCTGGGCAGAACGTCTACGCGGGGTCGATCAACGGATCCGGCGTCCTCGAGGTGGAGGTGACCACCACCGCGCAGGACAACTCCCTGGCGCGGATCGTGCGGATCGTCGAGGCCGAGCAGTCCCGCAAGGGCGAAGCCCAACGCCTGGCGGACCGCATCGCCAAGCCGCTGGTGCCCGGTGTGATGATCGCCGCGGCGCTCATCGCCGTCGTCGGCAGCCTGCTGGGCGACCCGGGCACGTGGATCGAGCGGGCCTTGGTTGTGCTCGTCGCAGCGTCCCCGTGCGCCCTGGCGATCTCCGTGCCGGTCTCCGTGGTCGCCGCCGTCGGGGCCGCCTCCAAGCAGGGTGTGCTCATCAAGGGCGGCGCGGCCGTGGAGGCCCTCGGTGCCATCCGCGGGGTCGCCCTGGACAAGACCGGGACGTTGACCCGCAACGCCCCTGCCGTCGTGGCCGTCGCCGCCGCGCCCGGCTGCACCCAGGAGCGCGTCCTGCAGGTCGCGGCCGCCCTCGAAGCACGCAGCGAGCACCCCCTGGCACGGGCCATCCTGGCCGCCGTCCCCGCGGTCAGCCCTGCCAGCGACGTGGAGGCCGTCCCGGGGGCGGGCCTGACCGGGACGTTCGAGGGTCGGCCGGTCCGGCTCGGGCGACCGGGCTGGGTCCACGCCGGGTCGTTGGCCGCTGAGGTGGAGCGGATGCAGCAGGCCGGCGCGACCGCCGTCCTGATCGAGGAGAACGGCTCGCTGCTCGGTGCGGTCGCCGTGCGCGACGAGCTGCGGCCCGAGGCCGCGCAGGTCGTGGCCCAGCTGCGCCGCGATGGCTACCACGTCGCCATGCTCACCGGCGACAACACGCTGACCGCGACCGCCCTGGCCCGCGAGGTCGGCATCGACGAGGTCCACGCGGACCTGCGCCCGGAGGACAAGGCCGCACTGGTCGCCCAGCTGCGCACCCAGCGCCGCACCGCGATGGTCGGTGACGGCGTCAACGACGCCCCCGCGCTGGCGACCGCCGACCTCGGCATCGCGATGGGAGCGATGGGCACCGACGTGGCGATCGAGACCGCCGACGTCGCGCTCATGGGTGAGGACCTGCGTCACCTGCCCCAGGCGTTCGCCCACGCCCGCAGGGCCAGGCGCATCATGCTGCAGAACGTCGGGCTGTCCCTGGCGATCATCATCGTGCTCATGCCCCTGGCCCTGACCGGTGTCCTGGGCCTGGCCGCCGTGGTCCTCGTGCACGAGGTGGCCGAGGTCGTAGTGATCGCTAACGGCGTCCGCGCCGGCCGCACTCGCCCACTGCCGCAGGCCATCACGGGGACTGCTGCGGCCGTCGAGCGTCCGGCGCTGGCTACGCGGTGA
- a CDS encoding ArsR/SmtB family transcription factor has translation MTAEACDLLCLDVARAESVRAALPKAHRSQAMAVTAKALADPVRLRTAMALALGAELCVCDLAWVVGAAPNLVSHHLRVLRRAGLVTSRRQGKLVMCRLTSLGAALLDALGVAAPDESLWAAESELMKASVSG, from the coding sequence ATGACGGCCGAGGCGTGCGACCTGCTGTGCCTGGACGTGGCGCGCGCCGAGTCGGTCCGCGCAGCCCTGCCGAAGGCGCACCGCTCCCAGGCGATGGCGGTTACTGCCAAGGCACTGGCGGACCCGGTGCGCCTTCGCACGGCGATGGCCCTGGCCCTGGGGGCCGAGTTGTGTGTCTGCGATTTGGCGTGGGTCGTCGGGGCCGCGCCGAACCTGGTCTCGCACCACCTGCGCGTCTTGCGCCGCGCTGGCCTGGTGACCTCCCGCCGACAAGGCAAGCTGGTCATGTGCCGGCTGACATCCCTGGGCGCGGCGCTACTGGACGCCCTGGGCGTCGCCGCACCGGATGAGAGTCTGTGGGCGGCAGAGTCTGAGCTGATGAAGGCGTCCGTCAGTGGATGA